A stretch of the Aminipila terrae genome encodes the following:
- the ndk gene encoding nucleoside-diphosphate kinase: MERTYVMLKPDAIARKLAGRIIHRIEAKGYQIKDLKVMNLDKEILREHYAHVVDQPFYPKMESYMMSGPVWAMVVEGENAVQGIRMLMGATKFENAMPGTIRGDYASSTTENVIHGSDSPENAEIEIKRFFG; the protein is encoded by the coding sequence ATGGAAAGAACTTATGTAATGCTAAAGCCAGATGCAATCGCCAGGAAGCTGGCAGGTCGCATCATCCATAGAATAGAGGCAAAAGGCTACCAGATTAAAGATTTAAAGGTGATGAACCTGGATAAAGAGATATTAAGGGAACACTATGCACATGTTGTTGACCAGCCCTTTTATCCTAAGATGGAGAGCTATATGATGTCCGGACCTGTGTGGGCAATGGTAGTAGAAGGAGAAAATGCAGTGCAGGGGATTCGTATGCTTATGGGAGCCACAAAATTTGAGAATGCCATGCCAGGCACAATCCGGGGGGATTATGCCAGCTCAACTACAGAAAATGTCATACATGGCTCTGACTCTCCGGAGAACGCAGAAATCGAGATTAAACGTTTTTTCGGATAG
- the larB gene encoding nickel pincer cofactor biosynthesis protein LarB translates to METRDILVKLKNGDISVEEAEHYFRRKPFEDMGYAKLDTHRKTRSGFAEVIFCSGKSDNHLLQIFGKLYEEDGEVFGTRASKSQYELIREVYPETQYDEISRIIKIEKTDKKKQGKIAVCTAGTADIPVAEEAAQTAEYFGSFVERIYDVGVSGIHRLFSKLDVVQSANCVITVAGMEGALASVMGGLVDKPVIAVPTSVGYGASMHGLSALLTMINSCANGIAVVNIDNGYGAGYIATQINRLAVKEEK, encoded by the coding sequence ATGGAAACGCGTGATATATTGGTAAAGTTAAAAAATGGTGATATTTCTGTGGAAGAAGCAGAACATTATTTTCGGAGAAAGCCATTTGAAGATATGGGATATGCAAAATTAGATACACACAGAAAGACAAGGTCTGGTTTTGCTGAAGTGATTTTCTGCAGTGGAAAGTCAGACAATCATTTACTGCAGATATTTGGGAAATTATATGAAGAGGATGGGGAGGTTTTTGGAACCAGAGCGTCAAAGTCCCAGTATGAATTAATCAGGGAAGTATATCCGGAAACCCAGTATGATGAAATTTCACGGATTATAAAGATAGAGAAAACTGATAAGAAAAAGCAAGGGAAAATTGCAGTTTGCACAGCGGGGACTGCAGATATTCCAGTAGCAGAAGAAGCTGCGCAGACGGCGGAGTATTTTGGCTCCTTTGTAGAAAGAATATATGATGTGGGTGTGAGTGGTATCCATAGACTTTTTTCAAAACTAGATGTGGTGCAAAGTGCTAACTGTGTTATTACAGTTGCAGGAATGGAAGGAGCTCTGGCCAGTGTCATGGGCGGACTGGTGGATAAGCCTGTTATTGCAGTGCCTACATCAGTAGGGTATGGAGCCAGTATGCATGGCCTGTCTGCCCTTTTAACCATGATTAATTCCTGTGCCAATGGAATAGCAGTAGTAAACATTGACAATGGATATGGGGCAGGATATATAGCCACTCAGATTAACAGATTAGCGGTAAAAGAAGAAAAATAA